A single Zootoca vivipara chromosome 1, rZooViv1.1, whole genome shotgun sequence DNA region contains:
- the CCDC177 gene encoding coiled-coil domain-containing protein 177 has protein sequence MVDPVADSGEEKDAEPGSAVAVAAVAAAGGDEASAAAPAPAPAPAAAASSSSSAADGASPASASGAAAAEAAAPPGGDAGQLREESPMLHLDLYNFDCAEAEGSRYVLTSPRSLEACARCAVKPVELLPRSLAELVKEAPGRSMRVAAGLYEVYEMDRQRKLQQCREERERIIREEKRRLFTPVLTGSLPSSPAPRISFKSTSGSCTPVGHTRTGCLLPPPAAASASAAPTGSRTKKSHSLDSLQKRRDGHSTKTSSDSGASSSYSGDSFRDKWPKGLPRTKTVATMTALVGRSFSLGDLSHSPQTAKKVERIVKEVKRKKGLKEVSERDRKIAALMIAKQQEESILKEQRYSAHLQWDIQRRQEEQRREREERQKQRALLQCHQLWESRLERRRSKVSQEEQAAALLKQKQTWQQEEKWREHLEKQEKMRRERQEKAHLDDKKKKRHQEHNLKAQEEVKKEAMEREVQLLQEKLSLAAQKKLKKEQLQQREKRLLNQAEKRKHEIILKEKAKQEAEEKAVLRASVEGSLNKAQEKYEQLVEKRNQELRERAKREEMHSQRAKRAAERRDREQKEYLKALARASERKLQHAAQVAEEVVQQKAQKVVQSRLEKEKVQKVNKRKVEESEDIRRREILQSIEKKLERSEQICKEKKNVLENARSVARASFHVREKVREEMNIRTFDRMAFEAELQASLVKK, from the coding sequence ATGGTGGATCCGGTGGCGGATTCGGGCGAGGAGAAAGACGCAGAGCCCGGGAgcgcagtagcagtagcagcagtagcagcagcaggtggagacGAGGCCTCGGCGGCGGCACCGGCACCGGCACCGGCaccggcagcagcagccagttcctcCTCCTCGGCAGCGGATGGTGCCTCTCCGGCGTCCGCCTCgggcgcggcggcggcggaagcGGCGGCTCCTCCTGGCGGAGATGCGGGGCAGCTGCGCGAGGAATCGCCGATGCTTCACCTGGACCTGTACAACTTCGACTGCGCCGAGGCCGAGGGCAGCCGCTATGTGCTCACGAGCCCGCGCTCGCTGGAGGCGTGCGCCCGCTGCGCCGTCAAGCCCGTGGAGCTGCTGCCGCGCTCGCTGGCCGAGCTGGTCAAAGAGGCGCCCGGGCGCTCCATGCGGGTGGCCGCCGGCCTCTACGAGGTCTACGAGATGGACCGGCAGAGGAAGCTGCAGCAGTGCcgggaggaaagggaaaggattaTCCgcgaggagaagaggaggctctTCACGCCGGTCCTCACCGGCAGCCTGCCATCCTCGCCGGCGCCCAGGATCTCCTTCAAAAGCACCAGCGGGAGCTGCACCCCAGTAGGGCACACCAGGACCGGCtgcttgcttcctcctcctgctgctgcttctgcttctgctgctccaaCAGGCTCCAGGACCAAGAAGAGCCACTCCTTGGACTCCTTGCAGAAGAGGAGGGATGGCCACTCCACCAAAACCTCCTCCGACTCGggggcctcctcctcctacaGCGGAGACAGTTTCCGCGACAAGTGGCCCAAGGGGCTGCCCAGGACTAAGACGGTGGCAACCATGACGGCCCTAGTGGGCCGCAGCTTCAGCTTGGGCGACCTGAGCCATTCGCCCCAGACTGCCAAGAAGGTGGAGAGGATCGTCAAGGAGGTGAAGAGGAAGAAGGGCCTCAAGGAGGTGTCCGAGAGGGACCGGAAGATCGCGGCGCTGATGATCgccaagcagcaggaggagagcatCTTGAAGGAGCAGAGGTACAGTGCTCACCTGCAATGGGACATCCAGCGGAGGCAGGAGGAGCAGAGGAGGGAGCgggaggagaggcagaagcagagggccTTGCTGCAGTGCCACCAGCTGTGGGAGTCGCGGCTGGAGAGGCGGCGCAGCAAGGTGAGCCAGGAGGAGCAGGCGGCCGCCCTGCTGAAGCAGAAGCAGAcctggcagcaggaggagaagtgGCGGGAGCACCTGGAGAAGCAGGAGAAGATGAGGAGGGAGAGGCAGGAGAAGGCCCACCTGGATGACAAGAAGAAGAAGCGCCACCAAGAGCACAACCTGAAGGCTCAGGAGGAGGTCAAGAAAGAGGCCATGGAGCGAGAGGTGCAGCTGCTGCAAGAGAAGCTGTCCTTGGCAGCCCAGAAGAAGCTGAagaaggagcagctgcagcaGAGGGAGAAGCGGCTGCTCAACCAGGCCGAGAAGCGGAAGCACGAGATCATCCTCAAGGAGAAGGCCAAGCAGGAGGCCGAGGAGAAGGCGGTGCTGAGGGCTTCTGTGGAAGGGAGCCTCAACAAGGCCCAGGAGAAGTACGAGCAGCTGGTGGAGAAGAGGAACCAGGAGCTGAGGGAGAGAGCCAAGCGGGAGGAGATGCACAGCCAGAGGGCCAAGAGGGCAGCGGAGAGGAGGGACCGGGAGCAGAAGGAGTACCTGAAGGCCTTGGCCAGAGCTTCCGAGCGGAAGCTGCAGCATGCAGCTCAGGTGGCCGAGGAAGTGGTGCAGCAGAAGGCCCAGAAGGTGGTGCAGAGCcggctggagaaggagaaggtgcAGAAAGTGAACAAGAGGAAGGTGGAAGAGAGCGAAGACATCCGTCGCAGGGAGATCTTGCAATCCATTGAGAAGAAGCTGGAGCGGAGCGAACAGATCtgtaaggagaaaaaaaatgtcttgGAAAATGCCCGGTCGGTTGCTCGGGCATCGTTCCATGTCCGGGAAAAAGTCCGGGAAGAGATGAACATACGTACCTTTGACAGGATGGCCTTTGAGGCAGAATTGCAAGCCAGCCTGGTTAAGAAATAA